The Bacillota bacterium genome includes the window CCACATACCCCTTCATATCCTTTTGGTGTACGGTAAGAGATGAAGTCATACGAGTATCCATCTCTCCACTTTCTGCAAGGCTATCGTCATAAGTAGCATCCAACTTGATTTTGGTGTCGCTTCCTACAGGGATCTCATGGGAAACCTCGGCGCTCGTGTCTACATGGCCGGTATTCCGGTTCCCAAGCAAATAAAGGTATAGAAAGCCCTCCCCCAGCTTCCCGATGTGGTAGAGATGCTTGATACCGGACGCAGGGCCAAGGCGCTCCATATAGTCAAGATAGACTGAGCCATAAGAGTGTTCATTACGGTAATAGTTATATGTGGTCTTTACATACCATCCTTCCCTTGCGCCATATCCGACCTTTGGGAGCTCAAACTGGTTCTCCCGCTTGAGTGAAAAGACCAGATGTGGCCAATAGAAGACCTTGAATCTCCCCTCCCAGTATGAAACATTCCGGATCACGACGCGATCATCGAGATAGATCTTGATTTCAGAAGCTTCGATATGATAATGCGGCTTCTCGAGGTCACAGCTGGTAAGGGAACCATTCCTTATGGTGACAATGTCCTTTTCCACTTCTACCTGAGAACCCTTGAGCATCAACTCTCCCTTTATATCCGTGCCGGTAACGGTGGTAGAGGCATCGATGAGGCTTCCGCTCTTTCGTTTTAGATTGTAGGTGAGGGATGCGCTCTCTACCTTGTCATCACCTCGCCAGAACTGCACAGGTCCTTCTGCCGCCAATTCATTTGTTGAGAGGTCCAGCCTCATGGCGCTGCACAGGATCTTGATGTCTTCGTAGACCAGCCTTACATTGCCACTGGCGATAAGGACACGTCCTCCAAGATCAAAATTCAATGAATCAGCCGAAAGAGATGCTGGGGTGCTGCCATCTTTTGCTATGACCGTCTGGCCAAAGAGGACCATTATCATCGCTGACGCTACCATGATGATGATCGATCCTCCGCTCTTTCTTGAAATGCTCATAATGCCTACCTCACCCGCTCGCTGAGGATAACAAGGACAATTCCTGCGATGGCAAATACAACATCCGGCGTCCAGGCTGCCCAGAGTGGTGGGAGAACACTATTGGCGCCTAGAGATCTCATGACCGATGCGAGGATGAAGTAACCAAAGGAAAGCATGGCTGCCACGACGGCACCAAACATGCGCCCGCCGCGTGGCCTGCTTACCCCCAGCGGAGCGCCCGCGACAGTGAGTAATGAGGCAGCCACGGGCAGGGAAAGCTTCATATGATAATCAACCAGAAGAGGATCGACATTTATGCCGCTCCGGGCAAAAAGATCTATGTTCTCCTTGAGCTCTCTCCTGCTCATTTCCTGAGTTGTCTTTTGGTTCTCGAAGAAATTCGCAAGTTCCTTTTCTATAGGGATTTTCATCTGTTCAAAACGCGCTTCACATTCTACGAAACCCTCTGCGTTAAGATCATGGACCACCCCATTGTATAGATACCATACTGGCCCGTTTCCTCTGGCCTTTCGCGCCGTGATGATTCGAGGGAGATCGCGCCCGGTCTCATATATCATGACATCCTGCATCAACCTGGATGAAGGGTCCATTTTCCTGACGTAGAAAAACCGATTTTGTGTGCCCCTGATAAAGACATTCTCCTCGACCTGTGGCATGCTCTCCTCGATGGCGATACGGCGAATTATGTTATAGGATTCATGATTTGCCCATGGGACCACCCATTCGTTGAGGGAGAAACTGCCCAGCGATATGAATATCGATAGACCCACAAACGGCAGGATCACGCGTTTAAAGGACATCCCGCCGGTCCTCATGGCCGCAAGCTCGCTATCCTTGGCGATCCTCGAAAGGGCGATGACGCAGCCGAAGAGCGAGGCAAAGGGCAAAGATTGGGCGATGGCATCGGGCAGTTTGTATGCCAATAGGCGCAAAACCATCCCGGCCTCTGCCTTTTTCACGATTATGAGGTCAGAAATCCAAAAGAGCTGCCCACTCAATACAATTATAATGAAACCCAGGACACAGAGGGAAAAGGGCGCCAGGAATTCAAAGGCCAGATATGTATCGAGGATGGTTATCATCTTGGCATTTTGGCGGGCAAATCTAAGTCTCATACACTTCCTGCTCCGGATTATGAAAAGGCGGACGAAGGCAGATCGCCATCCGCCCGCCCGGTATAGTCTCTTCTAAACTCTAAGCAGCGAACTCTTACAGATAACATGCCAGCCAATGTCCGGGAGCGACCTCTTTTAACTTAGGTTCCTGCTCTGCGCAGATCTTCATTGCATATTTGCACCTGCTCCTGAATCGGCATCCTGGCGGCGGATTGATGGGGCTTGGCACCTCCCCCTCGAGGATGACCCGCTGCCTTTCTTTTTCCAGCCGGGGGTCAGGAATAGGGATCGAAGATAACAATCCCTGGGTATAGGGATGCAGCGGATTCTTGTAGAGCTCATCACTGGATGAGAGCTCGACAAGATGGCCCAGGTACATCACACCCACATTGTCACTCAAGTGTCTCACCATTGAAAGGTCATGCGCGATGAAAATATAAGTCAGATTTCTTTCGCGTTGCAGGTGAGATAGGAGATTGACTATCTGGGCCTGCACTGAGACATCTAGTGCCGAGATGGGCTCATCGGCCACCAGAAACACAGGATCAACGGCCAAAGCGCGAGCGATTCCTATCCTCTGGCGCTGACCTCCGCTGAATTCATGCGGGAACCTGGCCGCATGTTCCGCGTTGAGGCCCACCACATGCAGCAACTCATGAATTCTATCGAGTCGCTCCTTACGTGAAGATGCCAGGTGGTGTATATCAATGGCCTCCCCGATTATGTCTCCCACCGTCATCCTTGGATTGAGAGATGCATAGGGATCCTGGAATATCATCTGCATACGTCTTTTGAATCTCTTGAGCGCCGCGCCAGAAAGATGAGTTGCATCTTCCCCTTCAAAGATTATCTGCCCTGCCGTAGGTTGATAGAGCCCGACAATAGTGCGTCCTGCAGTGGTCTTTCCACAGCCGCTCTCGCCCACAAGGCCGAAGACCTCGCCCCTGCGCACGGTGAAAGACACATCGTCCACTGCCTTGAGCACAACATTGCGCCCGAAGCGAAAGTATTTCTTCAGATTCTTGATCTCAAGAACCACTTCTGCTGCAGCCATTACCTCGCGCCTCCCATCGCCCGTGCCTGTTTGGCGTTAGCCTTCCTGGCCATGGGATGGCTGAGCCAACAAGTCACTGAATGATGATCACACGGCTCGGAAGGGCCCGGATCCTCCTCGAGACAGATTCTCATGACCTTGTCGCACCTAGGAGCAAAGGCGCACCCCTTCGGCGGGGTGAACAGGTCCGGAGGTGTTCCAGGGATCGCCAGTAGATCTCCCTTCCTCTCACCATGTATCTTGGGAACAGACTGCAGTAGCGCCTTTGTATAAGGATGTTGTGGATTGTAGTAGATATCATCAGATACACCTGATTCGACCACCTTGCCTGCATACATCACCATTACCCTGTCTGCCAAGCGCGCGACCACCCCAAGATCATGGGTTATCAGGATTATAGAGGTGTCTAGTTGAGATTGGAGGCTCTTCATAAGATCCAGGATCTGAGCCTGAATCGTGACATCCAGCCCTGTGGTGGGTTCATCAGCGATGAGCAATTTCGGATTGCATGACAGGGCCATTGCTATCATAACCCTCTGGCGCATACCGCCGCTGAACTGATGAGGGTAATGCCTGATGCGTTCCGATGGATTAGGTATTCCCACCATCTCGAGTGTTTCAATGGCACGCTTCTGCGCATCAGCCAGACTCATCTTTTGGTGTTTGATGAGAACTTCTGTGATCTGCCGTCCGATGGTCATGGTAGGGTTGAGAGCTGTCATGGGATCCTGAAAGATCATTCCCATTTCCGCTCCCCTGATGCGCTGCATTTCTGCTTCGGTAAGCTTGGTTATATCCTTGCCGTGGAATATTATACTCCCACCCTCGATCTTACCAGGAGGAGAGGGGATGAGCCTCATCACGCTAGAAGCAGTTACAGTCTTGCCGCAACCTGATTCCCCTACTATAGCCAGGGTCTCCCCGCGATCCAAGTAAAAGGAAACGCCCCTAACTGCATGGACCTTTCCGGCGTAAGTGTAGAATGAAACTTGCAGGTCTGTAACTTCCAACAGTCTACTCACAAGACGTCTCCTCCTCTACTGCCGGAGCTTCGGGTCAAGGGCATCGCGGAGACCATCCCCAACGAAATTGAACCCGAGCATGATAAGACAAATGGCTATGGCCGGGAAGAAAAGCTGATATGGATATATCAGCAGGTACTGATATCCATCATTGGCCATTGAGCCAAGGCTCGCCAGGGGGAGTGGGACACCCAGACCGATAAAGCTCAGGAAGGCCTCGCCAAAAATAGCGCTTGGAATCGTGAAGGTAAGATTGACTATGATGACGCCCATGGCGTTGGGAACCAGATGCCGAGCTATGATACGAGCAGGACTCGCGCCCAAGACTTGAGCAGCTAGGACATATTCCTGCTCCTTGATCTGCAGGATTTGTCCTCTTACAAGCCTGGCCATCCCAATCCAGCCGGTTATGCTCATTGCCAGGATTATCGTCCAGAGCCCCGGCGGCATGACCACCAGCAGCAGAATCACTATGATGAGCCATGGTATGCCGTAAAGAACATCAACCACCCTCATCATGATGTCATCTACGATCCCGCCGCAATAGCCAGAGATTCCCCCATAAATGACACCGATCACAAGGTCCATGGTCGCTGCCATTATACCGATGAAAAGCGATATCCTGGCGCCATAGCACAATCGAGCAAAGATATCCCGGCCCAGATTATCCGTCCCCAACCAATGTTCCCGTGATGGTAACATATTACAGTAAAGCAGGCTCTGCTCCCGGTAATCATACGGGGTAAAATAGGGACCGAATATGGAGAGAAGCCCCATAAATATCAAAATGCCGAGGCCAAAAAGGGCCAGACGATTTTTCTTGAACCTCCGCCATGCATCCTGCCAGTAAGATATCACCGGCCGCGTCAGGGCCTCGGCCTCGCCTTGTTTCAATGTCACAGGTTCAAACATCTCTGGAGACAATTCCCGTGATATGGCCAACACCATCACTCCCTCTTCCCAGCTAGCCTGATGCGTGGATCAATGAATCCATATGAAATATCCACAAGAAGATTCATGATCACGAGGATCGTGGCATAAAAGACAGTGGTCCCCAGGATGAGGGTATAATCACGGTTGTATACGCTCTGCACATAATACTTGCCCAATCCGGGGATGCCGAAAATCTGTTCGATGATCAATGTCCCTGTGGTTATGCCGGCCACGAGAGGCCCCATCATAGTGACGATGGGAAGTATGGCGTTACGAATCACATGGCGCCAGGTGATCTCGGACTGAGAGAGCCCTTTAGCCCTGGCGGTGCGAATATAATCCTGATTTATCACATCCAGGACGCTCGTCCTCATCATCCTGGCCATTATGGCAAGGGTGCCAAGCCCAAGAGAAAATGCAGGTATGATAGATTGACTAAAAGTGCCCCATCTGGCTATAGGAAGCAATCTGAGTTTATAACCCACCACATATTGCAGTATGGAGGCAGTGATGAAATTTGGCACAGAGATCCCTATGATAGCCACGATGATTGCAAGATAATCCCAGCCGCTGTTATGTTTCAGCCCCGCGAGTATCCCCAAAGAAAGCCCCGTCGTCAGGGCAAAAGCCAGGGCCTCGAGACCCAGGACGCAGGACACAGGGAACCCTTCCCTAATTAGATCATTGACAGTGCGATTAGTCATCCTGAGGGATATTCCCAGATCTCCATGAAGGAGATTGCCCAGATAAACCAGATATTGTTGCCATAATGGCTTATCCAATCCATATTTGCGTAACATGTTCTGGCGGATCGCTTCTGTCACTTTTTCACCCATGAAGGGATCTCCCGGGATCGAATGCATTAGCAGAAAGGTCAAGGTGATAATGACCCAGAGAGTTGCCAGTGAAAAAGCAAGCCGCCTTGCGATGTAACGGCCCAAACTATTTCCCCCCTGCCATCCAGTTGCTGCTCTGTTTCAATAGGCAAGCCGTCGGGGCTGCCTCCTGGCTGCCCCAACGGCTATTCCGTCAAGCCAAGAAATGATGCGCTATTTAAGCGTATAGCCAAGCTCCTTCAAGCCGGCTTCCAGGAACTTCTTGGCCTTGGCAATATTTGCCCTCTCAGGTAGAACCTCGCCGACCCATTTCTCCTGGAAAGACGCGCCGTTATGGTCATGAATGACGGGTGGAGTATAGGCCGTGGCCGGAAGCGAGCCATTCTTCAGGACCTGATCCACAAAGAGCTTCCTGTCTATGGCATAAGCAAATGCCTTCCTCATATTGGCATTCTTGAAGATGGGATCCTGGCAGTTGAACTCAAGGTACCAAGATACGCCATCAGCAATGGTCTTCATACCCCGGTCCTTGAACATCGGGATATGTGATCCAGGAACGCCTATGGCATCTAGCTGGCCCGCCTCGAACATGTTGATAGGGGTATTGATATCCTTGAACATGTCAAAGTTTATCTGATCCAATTTCACATTCTTGGCATCCCAATAGTTAGGGTTCTTTTTCAGGACCATCTTGCTCTCATGCTTCCATTCGTCAATATAGAACGGCCCGCTGAAGACCATCTTATCAGCGTCAGCTGCGTACTTGTCACCCCACTTGTCAATGGCGTGCTTGGGCACAGGCAGGAAGCTGATGAATCCGCAGAGATCAAGGAAGTATGGAGTCGGGCGCTCGAGGGTGACCTTGAGCGTTTTGGCGTCAAGGGCCTTGATACCAACCGTATCCAGAGCCTTCTCGATGCCCTTGTCCCCTACTTTGCCGGGGTCCATCATGTTGACGCTCTCAGCGTTCTTTATGATGTAGAACTGATATGCATATTGCGAGGCGGTGCGAGGATCGATGGCACGCTTCCACGCATATTCAAAGTCATAGGCAGTGATGGGCTTGCCATCGCTCCACTTGGCGTCACGCAGTTTGAACGTGTAGACGGTAGCGTCCTTGGAAACCGTCCAATCCAGCGCAAGCCCGGAACCCTTTTCAATCTTGTGCTCCGGGTTTTTCCTGACGAGACCTTCCAGAACAGCGCCAAGAACCTCAAAAGATATCTGATCTGTACTGGTCTGGGGATCCAGATCCGGCGGCTCTTCGCCAAGGTTCAGGTTTAGGTACTGGGGTTTGTCACCACCGGGCCTGCCTTCGGTATAAGCCCATTTCCATTCGATATCAGCGCCGGTAGCGCGCCTCACTATCCCTTTGACATATGGCTTCTCTATGTAGTTCCGAGGAGGCCAATAGATAGGCGCTATTGGCATCTCATCCAAGAGGATCTTCTCTGCCCTGGCCATGGCCTTCATCCTGAGGTTCTGATCGTTGGAGTTCTTAGCGGCCTTGATGAGCGCGTCATAGTTTTTGTTGCTCCATTTGCAATCGTTGAAAGCGCTGCCCGTAATCCACAGGTCCGCGAAGGTCATGGGGTCATCATAGTCAGCGCCCCACCCGGCGAAAACTATCTGGAAATCGCCATTTCTCATCTTGGAAAGACGGGTTTTGAAGTCAACAGCAACGATCTCCATCTCAATGCCAAGGTTCTTCCTTATCATTTCCTGAATACCCTGTGCATAGAGTTTCGCGATCTGCGAGTCTCCACTCAAGAACTGTATCTTCGGAAGCGGCTTGGCTGCGCTCGCAAAGGAGACGCTCATCGCCAAGATAAGAATCGCCGCCAGCGCAAGAACCAAAAACCTTCTCATTTCAAAATCCTCCTTAAATTATCAGCATCTCTTTCTTTCTCCTCGCTTCTCCTTACGTGGTAGTGAGAATTAGGAAGTAGGCATGAATAAAAAACAGAAAGAGCCGAACCTCCTCACGATCCCCCCTTTATCCCGAAACAGCTCCAATGATTTAAACAGGCAAAGTCCCCTGCATGGAACACATCTAAAAATTATATCTTCTTTGTTTGGCTTGCAATTCCTCCTTCTGCTGATGTAACTTTTAGCAGGGAAAAACTCCTAAATGCCGGTCCTCAGGGCATTTCACCTATTGTTACGGGTAGAACTAATTTCCTCTTGCCCCTCAAAATGTCGAGATTTATCACATGGCCTATGCCTGCAGATTCTATCTCCTTTGTGAGAGCGCTTATATCACGCAACTCTTTCTCATTAACGCCTATCAAGATGTCACCTTTTCTGATTCCGGAGACGTCAGCGGGGCTTCCCATCGCCACGCTCAGCACCACAAGTCCATGATCTATTGGAAGGTCATATTCCTTGACATCATCCGGCGTTATTGTCCAAAGCTCAACCCCTATCCATGGTCGCCTGACTTTCCCATGGGCCAAGATTTCCTCTGCGACATGACGCGCCATATTGATGGGGATTGCAAATCCAATACCTTGAGCTTGCTGGATGATGGCTGTATTTATGCCGATCACTTCTCCTCGGGAATTCACCAAAGCTCCCCCGCTATTGCCTGGATTGATGGGGGCATCGGTTTGAATCAGGTTTTCCAGATATATGCCTGCATTCTCGTCCAAAGGAAGAGATCTCCCCAGGGCGCTGATGACGCCGGCAGTCACCGTATGGTCAAATCCATAAGGGTTTCCTATGGCAACTGCAATTTCGCCTACCTTTATAGAATCCGAGTTCCCCAACCTGGCAGTCGGCAGGTTTTCTCCATCGATCTTCAAGATCGCGATGTCTGTATAATAATCGCCGCCAACGATCTTCGCAGGAAATTCGCGACCATCCGTCAGGACCACCCCGATAGTCTTGGCCTTTTCTATCACATGATAATTTGTGAGAATGTGGCCCCGGGGATCGATTATTACCCCTGACCCTAATCCTTCCTGGCGCTGGATGACTCTTTCAAAAAAGAGGTTGTAGACAATACGTTCTCTGAGCGTGGAGATCTTGACCACAGCAGGACCTACTGCCTCTGCAACCCTCGTCACCACTGCTCCAGATGTAAAATCGGAAGCCTCATCTCCCGGGGGAGGAGCCTGCTCTCCCGACGCCCCAGGGGGACCTTGCCGCTTCAGGATCTCCATGACCTGTCTTTCCAGCAGGTTCGATGAAAATCCAATTACGACAAGCCCCCCTACCAAAGCTCCGATAAGACCCACGATAATATAGCCCAGGTATCTTGGCATGCCTTCGCGGCTGGATATCCTCATATGCAGTCCCTCCTGACCTGCGTCTCGATCATAAGGCTATTGGGGACGTCATCCGATGATGATATGTGAGGCCGATCTTGAGATCTTCCCGCGCCGCGACCCCCCTGCGCTTCGTTGCGGCTATCGCTGTGAGGAGAGCGAGCTCAGGCAGATTATTATGCTCGCTTATATGGGCCAGGAAGACCTGGCGGGTCCTCGATGTCACCACGGAGCTCAATAGTTCACCTGACTCCTCATTTGAAAGATGCCCCAGGCCTCCACGGATCCGACGTTTGAGAGGCCACGGATAGTTCCCCGACATTAGCATCCCCACATCATGGTTTGATTCTACGACAAAGAGGTCACAGTCAGTCAAACCATCTCTGACCGCCGGGGTTACATGGCCTATGTCTGTGGCAATGCCGATACGAATTCCATGCGCGTTTATACGGAAACCCACCGGATCCGCGGCGTCATGAGGTATCCCAAAGGGCATTATATCCAGAGCGCCTATGGAGAAAGAAGATCCCAGCGCGGAAAAAGGTCTGATGAGGGGCTCAAGATGGCCGTAGCCATTGGAAAGCAATGCCCCGGCTGTGCCCTGGGATGCATAGATCGGGATTTCATGTCGGCTGGCGAAACCCGCAAGTCCACTTATGTGATCCGAGTGTTCATGGGTTATCAGAATCGCATCGGTGTCTTCTGGGTCTACATTCAAGGAAGATAGATCATTTACAAGCGTTTTGTAAGGGATACCCAGATCAATGAGAATCCGGGTCGGACCGCATGAAACATAGATGGAGTTCCCTGAACTTCCGCTGGCGAGCACTGATATGACTACCCCAAGGTTCTCATCCTCATCCCGATTGGTGTTTTTATTGACTTATTGCCCTGACATTCTCCGCAAATTGCGATTTTAGTATCAGCTTTCTGAACTCCTCGTTATTTTTTGTGTGCTGCAAGCGGTCAAGGATCAGTTCCGTCATCTCAGCCACGCCAAGACTGGCAAGAGCCTTTCTGAGAAGCCAGGCCGTCTCCAGCTCTTCTTCTGTAAAGAGGAGTTCCTCTTTGCGGGTTCCAGATCTATTGATATCAACAGCTGGGAAGATTCTTCGCTCAGCGAGCTTCCTGTCCAGATGCAGCTCCATATTGCCTGTGCCCTTGAATTCCTCATATATCACATCATCCATACGGCTACCGG containing:
- a CDS encoding ABC transporter ATP-binding protein; the encoded protein is MSRLLEVTDLQVSFYTYAGKVHAVRGVSFYLDRGETLAIVGESGCGKTVTASSVMRLIPSPPGKIEGGSIIFHGKDITKLTEAEMQRIRGAEMGMIFQDPMTALNPTMTIGRQITEVLIKHQKMSLADAQKRAIETLEMVGIPNPSERIRHYPHQFSGGMRQRVMIAMALSCNPKLLIADEPTTGLDVTIQAQILDLMKSLQSQLDTSIILITHDLGVVARLADRVMVMYAGKVVESGVSDDIYYNPQHPYTKALLQSVPKIHGERKGDLLAIPGTPPDLFTPPKGCAFAPRCDKVMRICLEEDPGPSEPCDHHSVTCWLSHPMARKANAKQARAMGGAR
- a CDS encoding ABC transporter permease, which gives rise to MGRYIARRLAFSLATLWVIITLTFLLMHSIPGDPFMGEKVTEAIRQNMLRKYGLDKPLWQQYLVYLGNLLHGDLGISLRMTNRTVNDLIREGFPVSCVLGLEALAFALTTGLSLGILAGLKHNSGWDYLAIIVAIIGISVPNFITASILQYVVGYKLRLLPIARWGTFSQSIIPAFSLGLGTLAIMARMMRTSVLDVINQDYIRTARAKGLSQSEITWRHVIRNAILPIVTMMGPLVAGITTGTLIIEQIFGIPGLGKYYVQSVYNRDYTLILGTTVFYATILVIMNLLVDISYGFIDPRIRLAGKRE
- a CDS encoding ABC transporter ATP-binding protein, whose translation is MAAAEVVLEIKNLKKYFRFGRNVVLKAVDDVSFTVRRGEVFGLVGESGCGKTTAGRTIVGLYQPTAGQIIFEGEDATHLSGAALKRFKRRMQMIFQDPYASLNPRMTVGDIIGEAIDIHHLASSRKERLDRIHELLHVVGLNAEHAARFPHEFSGGQRQRIGIARALAVDPVFLVADEPISALDVSVQAQIVNLLSHLQRERNLTYIFIAHDLSMVRHLSDNVGVMYLGHLVELSSSDELYKNPLHPYTQGLLSSIPIPDPRLEKERQRVILEGEVPSPINPPPGCRFRSRCKYAMKICAEQEPKLKEVAPGHWLACYL
- a CDS encoding trypsin-like serine protease, producing MEILKRQGPPGASGEQAPPPGDEASDFTSGAVVTRVAEAVGPAVVKISTLRERIVYNLFFERVIQRQEGLGSGVIIDPRGHILTNYHVIEKAKTIGVVLTDGREFPAKIVGGDYYTDIAILKIDGENLPTARLGNSDSIKVGEIAVAIGNPYGFDHTVTAGVISALGRSLPLDENAGIYLENLIQTDAPINPGNSGGALVNSRGEVIGINTAIIQQAQGIGFAIPINMARHVAEEILAHGKVRRPWIGVELWTITPDDVKEYDLPIDHGLVVLSVAMGSPADVSGIRKGDILIGVNEKELRDISALTKEIESAGIGHVINLDILRGKRKLVLPVTIGEMP
- a CDS encoding ABC transporter permease, whose translation is MVLAISRELSPEMFEPVTLKQGEAEALTRPVISYWQDAWRRFKKNRLALFGLGILIFMGLLSIFGPYFTPYDYREQSLLYCNMLPSREHWLGTDNLGRDIFARLCYGARISLFIGIMAATMDLVIGVIYGGISGYCGGIVDDIMMRVVDVLYGIPWLIIVILLLVVMPPGLWTIILAMSITGWIGMARLVRGQILQIKEQEYVLAAQVLGASPARIIARHLVPNAMGVIIVNLTFTIPSAIFGEAFLSFIGLGVPLPLASLGSMANDGYQYLLIYPYQLFFPAIAICLIMLGFNFVGDGLRDALDPKLRQ
- a CDS encoding MBL fold metallo-hydrolase, which translates into the protein MLASGSSGNSIYVSCGPTRILIDLGIPYKTLVNDLSSLNVDPEDTDAILITHEHSDHISGLAGFASRHEIPIYASQGTAGALLSNGYGHLEPLIRPFSALGSSFSIGALDIMPFGIPHDAADPVGFRINAHGIRIGIATDIGHVTPAVRDGLTDCDLFVVESNHDVGMLMSGNYPWPLKRRIRGGLGHLSNEESGELLSSVVTSRTRQVFLAHISEHNNLPELALLTAIAATKRRGVAAREDLKIGLTYHHRMTSPIAL
- a CDS encoding YjgP/YjgQ family permease translates to MRLRFARQNAKMITILDTYLAFEFLAPFSLCVLGFIIIVLSGQLFWISDLIIVKKAEAGMVLRLLAYKLPDAIAQSLPFASLFGCVIALSRIAKDSELAAMRTGGMSFKRVILPFVGLSIFISLGSFSLNEWVVPWANHESYNIIRRIAIEESMPQVEENVFIRGTQNRFFYVRKMDPSSRLMQDVMIYETGRDLPRIITARKARGNGPVWYLYNGVVHDLNAEGFVECEARFEQMKIPIEKELANFFENQKTTQEMSRRELKENIDLFARSGINVDPLLVDYHMKLSLPVAASLLTVAGAPLGVSRPRGGRMFGAVVAAMLSFGYFILASVMRSLGANSVLPPLWAAWTPDVVFAIAGIVLVILSERVR